One genomic segment of Labilithrix sp. includes these proteins:
- a CDS encoding aminopeptidase P family protein encodes MTSSSARIDALRELLARHQVAALVVPSADPHLSEYLPEHWQGRAWASGFTGSVGTLIVTPSFAGLWVDSRYFTQADAQLAGSSITRMSLPASGSAAHIDWLGENVPKGGAVAVFGDVLGYAASKALKSALEKRGATLRTDLDLVGEAWTDRPPLPAAAIYEHVAPHATVTRAAKIARLRAAMTEKGAAWHFVSTLDDVAWLLNLRGADVDYNPVFLAHLLVGPSEVVLFVGEGKVPPEIAARLAADGVRLAPYADAKSALAALPADAALLLDPARVTLGLTLAVPGHVKVVEAMNPTVPFKAQKTDEEIAHVRATMEKDGAALAELFSWLEGALARGERVTELTIDEQACAARKRRGYVGPSFATIAGWNANGAMPHYRATPESHATIEGDGLLLVDSGGQYLGGTTDITRVVAIGAVSAEQKRDVTAVLKGMIQLSLARFPRGVRGGLLDAIARAPIWATLSDYGHGTGHGVGYFLAVHEGPQGISPGAAALAHATMEPGMITSNEPGLYRPGRWGVRIENLVLTVPAGKSELGEFLAFETLTLCPIDVRCIDPTQLDARERAWLDAYHAEVRKRLAPLVEGEAHAWLLRATEPLPSW; translated from the coding sequence ATGACCTCGTCTTCTGCTCGTATCGACGCTCTGCGTGAGCTCCTCGCTCGTCATCAGGTCGCCGCGCTCGTGGTGCCGTCGGCGGATCCGCACCTCTCGGAGTATCTGCCCGAGCACTGGCAGGGCCGCGCGTGGGCGTCGGGGTTCACCGGATCCGTCGGGACGCTCATCGTGACGCCGAGCTTCGCGGGGCTCTGGGTCGACAGCCGCTACTTCACGCAGGCCGACGCGCAGCTCGCCGGCTCCAGCATCACGCGGATGTCGCTGCCCGCGTCGGGGAGCGCGGCGCACATCGACTGGCTCGGCGAGAACGTCCCGAAGGGCGGCGCGGTGGCGGTGTTCGGTGACGTCCTCGGGTACGCGGCGTCGAAGGCGCTGAAGTCCGCGCTCGAGAAGCGCGGGGCGACGCTCCGGACCGATCTCGATCTCGTCGGCGAGGCGTGGACCGATCGGCCGCCGTTGCCCGCGGCGGCGATCTACGAGCACGTCGCGCCGCACGCGACGGTGACGCGCGCGGCGAAGATCGCGCGCCTCCGCGCGGCGATGACGGAGAAAGGAGCGGCGTGGCACTTCGTCTCCACGCTCGACGACGTCGCGTGGCTCCTCAACCTCCGCGGCGCGGACGTCGACTACAACCCGGTCTTCCTCGCGCACCTGCTCGTGGGGCCGAGCGAGGTCGTGCTCTTCGTCGGAGAGGGCAAGGTCCCGCCGGAGATCGCGGCGCGGCTCGCCGCCGACGGCGTGCGCCTCGCGCCGTACGCGGACGCGAAGTCGGCGCTGGCGGCGCTGCCCGCGGATGCCGCGCTCCTCCTCGATCCCGCGCGCGTCACCCTCGGGCTCACGCTCGCGGTGCCGGGGCACGTGAAGGTCGTCGAGGCGATGAACCCCACCGTGCCGTTCAAGGCGCAGAAGACGGACGAGGAGATCGCGCACGTCCGCGCGACGATGGAGAAGGACGGCGCCGCGCTGGCCGAGCTCTTCTCGTGGCTCGAGGGCGCGCTCGCGCGCGGTGAGCGCGTCACCGAGCTCACGATCGACGAGCAAGCTTGCGCCGCGCGGAAGCGACGCGGCTACGTCGGGCCGAGCTTCGCGACGATCGCGGGATGGAACGCGAACGGCGCGATGCCCCACTACCGCGCGACGCCGGAGAGCCACGCGACGATCGAGGGAGACGGGCTCCTCCTCGTCGACTCGGGCGGCCAGTACCTCGGCGGCACGACCGACATCACGCGCGTCGTCGCGATCGGCGCCGTGTCGGCGGAGCAGAAGCGGGACGTCACCGCGGTGCTGAAGGGCATGATCCAGCTCTCGCTCGCGCGCTTCCCGCGCGGCGTCCGCGGCGGCTTGCTCGACGCGATCGCGCGGGCGCCGATCTGGGCGACGCTCTCCGACTACGGTCACGGGACCGGTCACGGCGTCGGGTACTTCCTCGCCGTGCACGAAGGGCCGCAGGGGATCTCGCCCGGCGCCGCGGCGCTCGCGCACGCGACGATGGAGCCGGGGATGATCACCTCCAACGAGCCCGGTCTCTACCGGCCGGGGCGGTGGGGCGTGCGGATCGAGAACCTCGTCCTCACCGTGCCCGCCGGAAAATCGGAGCTCGGCGAGTTCCTCGCGTTCGAGACGCTGACGCTCTGCCCGATCGACGTGCGCTGCATCGATCCGACCCAGCTCGACGCGCGCGAGCGCGCCTGGCTCGACGCGTACCACGCCGAGGTCCGGAAGCGGCTCGCGCCTCTCGTCGAGGGCGAGGCGCACGCCTGGCTCCTTCGCGCGACCGAGCCGCTGCCGAGCTGGTGA
- a CDS encoding protein kinase, with translation MTVVGSVLAGKYRVDKILGEGGMGVVVAATHLQIDEPVAVKFLHAHLAKESELVARFQREAKAARKIRSEHVVRILDVGELENGAPFMVMEYLAGTDLDAFLRNQGPQSVSDAVDFVLQACEALAEAHVQGMVHRDLKPANLFIARRADQTPLVKVLDFGISKVTGEGGADLGVTKTNSAVLGSPLYMAPEQMRSLRDVDARTDIWALGVIIHELLTGAPPFSGTTLPELCATILQDPPVPVRTLRPDVPPGLEAAIERCLQKEPAHRYPDVAALAMELHSFASLAGRASAERIFGVYRAAGVPRASKPPTAAESARTMPMDPTGPSLPIAVITPRTGPIGMMTTGKAWAAGDSMPAPVVTLPPPATSHALVIALVAAVAVLTTIVVIFVVVPKLSPAPSAHDAVASPSVAVATPPPPPAAPVETPTAIASASAPTPAPSLAPKPAVSARPAPPRPRPAPAAAQPDCNVPYTYDAKGNKRWKPECLN, from the coding sequence ATGACGGTCGTCGGATCGGTCCTCGCCGGGAAGTACCGGGTCGACAAGATCCTGGGCGAGGGCGGGATGGGGGTGGTGGTCGCGGCCACGCACCTGCAGATCGACGAGCCGGTCGCGGTGAAGTTTCTCCATGCGCACCTCGCGAAGGAGAGCGAGCTCGTCGCGCGCTTCCAGCGCGAAGCCAAGGCCGCGCGCAAGATCCGGAGCGAGCACGTCGTTCGCATCCTCGACGTGGGCGAGCTCGAGAACGGCGCGCCGTTCATGGTCATGGAGTACCTGGCGGGGACCGACCTCGACGCCTTCCTCCGAAACCAGGGCCCGCAGTCCGTCTCGGACGCGGTCGACTTCGTCCTCCAGGCCTGCGAGGCGCTCGCCGAGGCGCACGTCCAGGGGATGGTCCATCGCGACCTCAAGCCGGCGAACCTCTTCATCGCTCGCCGCGCCGATCAGACGCCGCTCGTGAAGGTGCTCGACTTCGGCATCTCGAAGGTCACCGGCGAAGGCGGCGCGGACCTCGGCGTCACGAAGACCAACTCCGCCGTCCTCGGATCGCCGCTCTACATGGCCCCGGAGCAGATGCGCTCGCTCCGCGACGTCGACGCGCGCACCGACATCTGGGCGCTCGGCGTGATCATCCACGAGCTCCTGACCGGCGCGCCGCCGTTCAGCGGGACGACGCTGCCCGAGCTCTGCGCGACGATCCTCCAGGACCCGCCGGTCCCCGTCCGCACGCTCCGCCCCGACGTCCCGCCCGGCCTCGAAGCCGCGATCGAGCGATGCCTCCAGAAGGAGCCGGCGCACCGCTACCCCGACGTCGCCGCGCTCGCGATGGAGCTCCACTCCTTCGCGTCGCTCGCGGGCCGCGCCTCGGCCGAGCGCATCTTCGGCGTCTACCGCGCCGCCGGCGTCCCGCGCGCGTCGAAGCCGCCGACCGCCGCGGAGAGCGCGCGGACGATGCCGATGGATCCCACCGGCCCGTCGCTGCCCATCGCCGTCATCACGCCGCGGACCGGTCCGATCGGCATGATGACGACCGGCAAGGCGTGGGCCGCGGGCGACAGCATGCCCGCGCCGGTGGTGACGCTCCCGCCTCCGGCCACGAGCCACGCGCTCGTCATCGCGCTCGTCGCGGCGGTCGCGGTGCTCACGACGATCGTCGTCATCTTCGTCGTCGTTCCGAAGCTCTCGCCGGCGCCCTCCGCGCACGACGCCGTCGCGTCGCCGAGCGTCGCGGTCGCGACCCCGCCGCCTCCCCCCGCCGCGCCGGTCGAGACCCCGACCGCGATCGCGAGCGCGTCCGCGCCGACCCCGGCGCCATCGCTCGCGCCGAAGCCGGCGGTGTCGGCGCGCCCTGCTCCGCCGCGCCCGCGCCCCGCCCCGGCGGCCGCCCAACCCGACTGCAACGTGCCTTACACCTACGACGCGAAGGGGAACAAGCGCTGGAAGCCGGAGTGTCTCAATTGA
- a CDS encoding amidohydrolase family protein, with protein MSLRRSMVAVCPLAAVLGFVACGEHEDSALSGAAVVAPSATPTQNPDGTATKHLCKVTKRGDASKVIAGTLLLPEGPADGELFIDANGVIACAGASCSSAAGYDAATKIACTDVVVSPGLINAHDHISFANNPPPRPASERYEHRHDWRKGLRGHTVIRTNAPTVRNAVAAAELRFIMSGLTSTASGGSAGSGAPGLARNIDSNTRQLEGLPVKLAVSDTFPLNDSSGTLAKTCNRFPSNRKKTTDIANTKAYLPHVAEGVDDEAHAEFLCQSNTFPGVSDPTHDLIQRQTAVIHGVAVNPGDIRQYRDDLAILVWSPRSNISLYGNTAPIAEYAHLGVPIALGTDWLPSGSMNVARELKCADDLNRKYFDRALTDRQLWQSVTVHAAYATGTADTIGQLKAGLVADVALFDATQARGYRAVIEAGVEDTILVLRGGKTMYGDSELVSEIGDGDCEDLAVCKFTKKACVRKDAAAGVTLADLQTAANAVYPLFYCKGETPKNEPSCEPARGATASDDQASVYDGITAGDKDGDGVADADDNCPSVFNPIRPMDHGAQGDVDGDGIGDACDRCPFDAGESCTPPDADDMDGDGVPNASDPCPEDPDPACGASPGGVAPVTLSIADIRDPSSPRHPTPGSSRPSIKGVVVTAVKTGTTGLGFFVQDATATELGGLFVFTGSAQPGVKVGNEVDVEGDYIEFDGTSELTNPKVTVVDAGTTLAIAPIAVPADYDGSGGEKLEGMLCAIDGPVAVTDANPDAPLDFDELVVTGGVRVDDFVWRELDNTFPVGTTFAKVVGICHWSHGNRKIYPRFDADLPRQP; from the coding sequence ATGTCGCTTCGTCGCAGCATGGTCGCGGTGTGTCCGCTCGCCGCGGTCCTCGGCTTCGTCGCGTGCGGCGAGCACGAGGACAGCGCGCTCTCCGGCGCCGCCGTCGTCGCGCCGTCGGCGACGCCAACCCAGAACCCGGACGGGACGGCGACCAAACACCTCTGCAAGGTCACGAAGAGGGGCGACGCGTCCAAGGTCATCGCCGGCACGCTGCTCCTGCCCGAGGGACCGGCCGACGGCGAGCTCTTCATCGACGCGAACGGCGTCATCGCGTGCGCCGGCGCGTCGTGCTCGAGCGCCGCCGGCTACGACGCGGCGACGAAGATCGCGTGCACCGACGTCGTCGTCTCGCCGGGGCTCATCAACGCGCACGATCACATCTCCTTCGCGAACAACCCGCCGCCGCGGCCGGCGAGCGAGCGCTACGAGCACCGGCACGACTGGCGGAAAGGGCTCCGCGGCCACACCGTGATCCGGACCAACGCGCCGACGGTGAGGAACGCCGTCGCGGCCGCGGAGCTCCGCTTCATCATGAGCGGCCTCACGTCGACGGCGAGCGGCGGCTCCGCGGGCAGCGGCGCGCCGGGCCTCGCGCGCAACATCGACAGCAACACGCGGCAGCTCGAAGGGCTCCCGGTCAAGCTCGCGGTGTCGGACACGTTCCCGCTCAACGACTCGAGCGGGACGCTCGCCAAGACGTGCAATCGATTCCCGTCCAATCGAAAGAAGACGACGGACATCGCGAACACGAAGGCGTACCTCCCGCACGTCGCGGAGGGCGTCGACGACGAAGCTCACGCCGAGTTCCTGTGCCAGAGCAACACCTTCCCCGGCGTCTCGGATCCGACGCACGACCTCATCCAGCGCCAGACCGCGGTCATCCACGGCGTGGCGGTGAATCCGGGCGACATTCGGCAATATCGCGACGACCTCGCGATATTGGTTTGGTCCCCGCGCTCGAACATATCGCTTTATGGCAATACCGCGCCGATTGCCGAATATGCCCACCTCGGAGTCCCGATCGCGCTCGGCACCGACTGGCTCCCCTCGGGCTCGATGAACGTCGCGCGCGAGCTGAAATGCGCCGACGACCTGAATCGGAAATACTTCGATCGCGCGCTCACCGATCGGCAGCTCTGGCAGTCCGTCACCGTCCACGCCGCCTACGCGACCGGCACCGCCGACACGATCGGCCAGCTGAAGGCCGGCCTCGTCGCCGACGTCGCCCTCTTCGACGCGACCCAGGCGCGCGGGTATCGCGCCGTCATCGAGGCGGGCGTCGAGGACACGATCCTCGTCCTCCGCGGCGGCAAGACGATGTACGGAGACAGCGAGCTCGTCTCCGAGATCGGCGACGGCGACTGCGAAGACCTCGCCGTCTGCAAGTTCACGAAGAAGGCGTGCGTGAGGAAGGACGCGGCGGCGGGGGTGACGCTCGCCGATCTCCAGACCGCCGCCAACGCCGTGTATCCGCTCTTCTACTGCAAAGGCGAGACGCCGAAGAACGAGCCGAGCTGCGAGCCCGCGCGCGGCGCGACGGCGAGCGACGATCAGGCCTCCGTCTACGACGGGATCACCGCCGGCGACAAAGACGGCGACGGCGTCGCGGACGCGGACGACAACTGCCCGAGCGTCTTCAACCCGATCCGCCCGATGGATCACGGCGCGCAAGGCGACGTCGACGGAGACGGCATCGGCGACGCGTGCGACCGCTGCCCGTTCGACGCCGGCGAGAGCTGCACGCCGCCCGACGCGGACGACATGGACGGCGACGGCGTCCCCAACGCGTCCGATCCTTGCCCGGAGGATCCCGACCCGGCTTGCGGCGCGAGCCCGGGCGGCGTCGCGCCGGTGACGCTCTCGATCGCCGACATTCGCGATCCGAGCTCGCCGCGACACCCGACCCCGGGCTCGTCGCGGCCCTCGATCAAGGGCGTCGTCGTCACCGCGGTGAAGACGGGCACCACCGGCCTCGGCTTCTTCGTCCAGGACGCGACGGCGACCGAGCTCGGCGGCCTGTTCGTCTTCACGGGCAGCGCCCAACCGGGAGTGAAGGTCGGCAACGAGGTCGACGTCGAAGGCGACTACATCGAGTTCGACGGCACGAGCGAGCTCACGAACCCGAAGGTGACCGTCGTCGACGCGGGGACGACGCTCGCGATCGCGCCGATCGCGGTGCCGGCGGACTACGACGGGAGCGGCGGCGAGAAGCTCGAAGGCATGCTCTGCGCGATCGACGGCCCCGTCGCGGTGACCGACGCGAACCCCGACGCGCCGCTCGACTTCGACGAGCTCGTGGTGACGGGCGGCGTCCGCGTCGACGACTTCGTCTGGCGCGAGCTCGACAACACGTTCCCGGTCGGCACGACGTTCGCGAAGGTGGTCGGCATCTGCCACTGGTCGCACGGTAACCGGAAGATCTACCCGCGCTTCGACGCGGACCTCCCGCGTCAGCCCTGA
- a CDS encoding right-handed parallel beta-helix repeat-containing protein — translation MSRRSLRTIFAFCCVALLSSSAAAETRTVGAGKQHASLAEALEVVAPGDVVEVYDDETYPTTGEGGAVAKRHGSPTGKITIRGMKNAQGKRVKLSGGKQGALFLQGNHYVVEGFEITNGTETCVTLRANDVTIRDSVVHDCPRHGILALDEGMGSLTLEYVEVYKAGLEEEGQALKHPIYVSSDANPTTGFPGSVFRMEHCYVHDARDGNNVKSRAERNEIRFNWIEGAGYYELELIGPDLAQADVARHSEVIGNVFFKTNARSHMVRIGSDGSANSNGRYRFVNNTFILSATTEGLLRAEQVIDSLEFTNNVGWRFGRSINSVFRRSETEWLKGTPRISGANNWFPTGSEDVPEELEGTILGGDPGFTSTSPLDLRPKANGALADKGTATSPSPEGAAFPNPFAIPPAFVPGQRAVPRAGSPLERPRSGAPDIGAYEVGSDAPPGSAGAEEDQPAPGEDPSAEDGDDDDDRTSGRGKTRDIGTCGCRFVGARGERAALAFGLAVVALAYARRRRQG, via the coding sequence ATGTCTCGTCGCTCGCTGCGCACGATCTTCGCCTTTTGTTGCGTCGCTCTCCTCTCTTCCTCGGCAGCGGCCGAGACGCGCACGGTCGGAGCCGGGAAGCAGCACGCCTCGCTCGCCGAGGCGCTGGAGGTCGTCGCGCCGGGGGACGTCGTCGAGGTCTACGACGACGAGACGTATCCGACGACCGGCGAAGGCGGCGCCGTCGCCAAGCGGCACGGCTCGCCGACGGGGAAGATCACGATCCGTGGGATGAAGAACGCGCAAGGCAAGCGCGTGAAGCTCTCGGGCGGCAAACAAGGCGCGCTCTTCCTCCAGGGCAACCACTACGTCGTCGAGGGGTTCGAGATCACGAACGGCACCGAGACGTGCGTCACGCTCCGCGCGAACGACGTCACGATCCGCGACAGCGTCGTCCATGACTGCCCGCGGCACGGCATCCTCGCGCTCGACGAGGGCATGGGCTCGCTCACGCTCGAGTACGTCGAGGTCTACAAGGCGGGGCTGGAGGAGGAGGGCCAGGCGCTCAAACACCCGATCTACGTCTCGTCCGACGCGAACCCGACGACGGGCTTCCCCGGCTCCGTCTTCCGGATGGAGCACTGCTACGTCCACGACGCGCGCGACGGCAACAACGTGAAGAGCCGCGCGGAGCGGAACGAGATCCGGTTCAACTGGATCGAGGGCGCCGGGTACTACGAGCTCGAGCTCATCGGCCCGGACCTCGCGCAGGCGGACGTCGCGCGCCACTCGGAGGTCATCGGCAACGTCTTCTTCAAGACGAACGCACGATCGCACATGGTGCGCATCGGCAGCGACGGCAGCGCCAACTCGAACGGCCGCTACCGATTCGTGAACAATACATTCATCCTCTCCGCCACCACCGAGGGCCTCCTCCGCGCGGAGCAGGTCATCGACAGCCTCGAGTTCACGAACAACGTCGGCTGGCGGTTCGGGCGGAGCATCAACTCGGTCTTCCGGCGGTCGGAGACGGAGTGGCTGAAGGGCACGCCGCGCATCAGCGGCGCGAACAACTGGTTCCCGACCGGATCGGAGGACGTCCCGGAGGAGCTCGAGGGCACGATCCTCGGCGGCGATCCCGGCTTCACCTCGACGAGCCCGCTCGACCTGCGACCGAAGGCGAACGGCGCGCTCGCCGACAAGGGCACGGCGACCTCGCCCTCGCCGGAGGGCGCCGCGTTCCCGAACCCGTTCGCGATCCCGCCGGCGTTCGTCCCCGGCCAGCGCGCGGTCCCCCGCGCCGGGAGCCCGCTCGAGCGACCGCGGAGCGGCGCGCCCGACATCGGCGCGTACGAGGTCGGGAGCGACGCGCCGCCGGGCAGCGCGGGCGCAGAGGAGGACCAGCCGGCGCCGGGCGAAGATCCGAGCGCGGAGGACGGCGACGACGACGACGATCGCACGAGCGGTCGCGGCAAGACGCGCGACATCGGCACCTGCGGCTGCCGCTTCGTCGGCGCCCGCGGCGAGCGCGCCGCCCTCGCGTTCGGTCTCGCCGTCGTCGCGCTCGCGTACGCGCGCCGGCGTCGTCAGGGCTGA
- a CDS encoding serine/threonine protein kinase produces the protein MGRQLPVLITALSAQSARELEEAARVGRDVWVPLEREPAQGGPHVLEVYTAELDVPVRLLAEPLGMRGEHGSALRLRAWPTERTEKTEKTEKAVKTEKARKTPDVARKTLAGGRFELLSLIGEGAVGAVYRARHTGLNTTVAVKVLHGAFQRDTEFCRRFYAEALAMSRLDHANLINIHDFGQEPDGLLYIAMSCVEGFTLRELIQRERRFDVPRVAALMLQVCAGLGHAHGRGLIHRDVKPDNIMIVTKEDDDGHTAETVKVLDFGFAVPPSVSGEVAQRLAGTPVYMSPEQCRGEELDARSDLYACGIMMYELATGTVPFLAHDAVTLRQMHIDAPAPLIAPKRPDIDPRYERIVQRALSKDREHRQANMMELRAELKGLLLPEPTPEVREVRTEGPPSAPHPATPSPPRAAATDDDDWLERGTGYDIRTPASTLADGLARDASSWLGELSRERNPRAFTRRVDELDGAVRMLLERADAKTLSRVSAVVAGLVDHDREEAGRNALAAVARLFANPDLLAPIATALLTRDPGDPQRSAAADLVAQARISGAVALYGARAKLAADPRVRVTFVTTMKSLGASARPVLRAALERLYEQGATGQHRGATELAEDVLLAVPKGNDDLTGELVVKFARSNVASIARAAARALPRVWGLRARPVLLDLVQHEDDGVCLAAVVGLHEMDAIDLEAVARIAAQVAAGRVRTQQLQLAFATALRSATTSARADAMSVLARLPR, from the coding sequence GTGGGTCGCCAGCTGCCCGTCCTCATCACGGCGCTGAGCGCGCAGAGCGCGCGCGAGCTCGAGGAGGCAGCGCGTGTCGGGCGTGACGTTTGGGTACCCCTCGAGCGGGAGCCCGCGCAGGGCGGCCCGCACGTCCTCGAGGTGTACACGGCGGAGCTGGACGTCCCCGTCCGCCTGCTCGCCGAACCGCTCGGCATGCGCGGCGAGCACGGCAGCGCGCTCCGGCTCCGCGCCTGGCCGACCGAAAGGACCGAAAAGACCGAGAAGACCGAGAAGGCCGTCAAGACCGAGAAGGCGCGGAAGACGCCGGACGTCGCACGAAAGACGCTCGCGGGAGGACGCTTCGAGCTCCTCTCCCTCATCGGCGAAGGCGCCGTCGGCGCCGTCTACCGAGCGCGCCACACCGGCCTCAACACCACCGTCGCGGTGAAGGTGCTGCACGGGGCCTTCCAGCGGGACACCGAGTTCTGTCGCCGCTTCTACGCCGAAGCGCTCGCGATGAGCCGCCTCGACCACGCGAACCTGATCAACATCCACGACTTCGGCCAGGAGCCCGACGGCCTCCTCTACATCGCGATGTCATGCGTCGAGGGCTTCACCTTGCGCGAGCTCATCCAGCGCGAGCGGCGGTTCGACGTGCCGCGCGTCGCCGCGTTGATGCTCCAGGTCTGCGCCGGGCTCGGGCACGCCCACGGCCGCGGCCTCATCCACCGCGACGTGAAGCCGGACAACATCATGATCGTCACGAAGGAGGACGACGACGGGCACACCGCCGAAACCGTCAAAGTTCTCGATTTCGGATTCGCGGTGCCGCCGAGCGTATCGGGCGAGGTCGCCCAGCGACTGGCGGGCACGCCGGTGTACATGTCGCCCGAGCAATGCCGCGGCGAGGAGCTCGACGCACGAAGCGACCTCTACGCGTGCGGCATCATGATGTACGAGCTCGCGACGGGGACGGTGCCGTTCCTCGCGCACGACGCGGTGACGCTCCGGCAGATGCACATCGACGCCCCTGCCCCGCTCATCGCTCCCAAGCGCCCCGACATCGATCCCCGCTACGAGCGGATCGTGCAGCGGGCGCTCTCCAAGGACCGCGAGCACCGCCAGGCGAACATGATGGAGCTCCGCGCGGAGCTGAAGGGTCTCCTCCTCCCCGAGCCGACGCCCGAGGTTCGGGAGGTTCGGACGGAGGGCCCGCCGTCCGCGCCCCATCCCGCGACGCCCTCGCCGCCACGCGCCGCCGCCACCGACGACGACGACTGGCTCGAACGAGGAACCGGCTACGACATCAGGACGCCTGCGAGCACGCTCGCGGACGGCCTCGCGCGCGACGCGAGCTCGTGGCTGGGAGAGCTGTCGCGCGAACGCAACCCGCGCGCGTTCACCCGCCGCGTCGACGAGCTCGACGGCGCGGTGCGGATGCTGCTCGAGCGCGCCGACGCGAAGACGCTCTCGCGCGTCTCCGCCGTCGTCGCGGGCCTCGTCGATCACGATCGCGAAGAGGCGGGGCGGAACGCGCTCGCCGCGGTCGCGCGCCTCTTCGCCAACCCCGATCTCCTCGCCCCCATCGCCACCGCTCTCCTGACGCGAGACCCCGGCGATCCGCAGCGGAGCGCCGCCGCCGATCTCGTCGCGCAGGCGCGCATCTCCGGCGCGGTCGCGCTCTACGGCGCGCGCGCCAAGCTCGCCGCGGATCCGCGCGTCCGAGTCACGTTCGTGACCACGATGAAGTCGCTCGGCGCCTCCGCGCGCCCGGTGTTGCGCGCGGCGCTCGAGCGGCTCTACGAGCAAGGAGCGACCGGCCAGCATCGCGGCGCGACGGAGCTCGCGGAGGACGTGCTCCTCGCCGTACCGAAGGGCAACGACGACCTCACCGGCGAGCTCGTGGTGAAGTTCGCGCGCTCGAACGTGGCCAGCATCGCCCGCGCCGCCGCGCGAGCGCTCCCGCGCGTGTGGGGCCTACGCGCGCGTCCGGTCCTGCTCGATCTCGTCCAGCACGAGGACGACGGCGTCTGCCTGGCGGCGGTCGTCGGCCTCCACGAGATGGACGCGATCGACCTCGAGGCCGTCGCGCGCATCGCCGCGCAAGTCGCCGCCGGTCGCGTACGCACGCAGCAGCTCCAGCTCGCCTTCGCGACCGCGCTCCGCTCCGCGACCACGAGCGCCCGCGCCGACGCGATGTCCGTCCTCGCCCGGCTGCCCCGCTGA
- a CDS encoding DUF4336 domain-containing protein has protein sequence MNSLTPIDDGLWIAERRLRFVGLEVGTRMTVVRLAGGGLFVHSPVALDDATREAVDRLGPVAAIVAPCLYHHLFVGDWARAYPAASVSGCPGLAAKRSDVRWSRELGDGVPGDAEWRGDLEQVAFTALPLQNEVVFFHPATRTMITSDVVFDLARHPSAVTRAVAFMTGLRAPGPTLLERLFIRDRAAAKEQIGRMVAWGAERIVLAHGALVTTDAAAVLERAYRWL, from the coding sequence GTGAACAGCCTCACGCCGATCGACGACGGGCTCTGGATCGCGGAGCGGCGGCTGCGCTTCGTCGGGCTCGAGGTCGGGACGCGCATGACCGTCGTCCGCCTCGCCGGCGGAGGCCTCTTCGTCCACTCGCCCGTCGCGCTCGACGACGCCACGCGCGAGGCCGTCGATCGGCTCGGTCCGGTCGCGGCCATCGTCGCGCCGTGCCTCTATCATCACCTCTTCGTCGGCGACTGGGCGCGCGCGTACCCCGCGGCGTCGGTGTCCGGCTGCCCCGGCCTCGCCGCCAAGCGCTCCGACGTTCGCTGGAGCCGTGAGCTCGGCGACGGCGTGCCCGGCGACGCGGAGTGGCGCGGCGATCTCGAGCAGGTCGCCTTCACCGCCCTTCCGCTCCAGAACGAGGTCGTGTTCTTCCATCCTGCGACGAGGACGATGATCACGAGCGACGTCGTCTTCGATCTCGCGCGTCATCCGTCGGCCGTGACGCGCGCCGTCGCCTTCATGACGGGCCTCCGCGCGCCGGGGCCGACGTTGCTCGAGCGCCTCTTCATCCGCGATCGCGCCGCGGCGAAGGAGCAGATCGGGCGCATGGTCGCGTGGGGAGCGGAGCGCATCGTCCTCGCGCACGGCGCGCTCGTCACCACCGACGCCGCCGCGGTGCTCGAACGAGCGTACCGCTGGCTGTGA